A window of Thermodesulfovibrio thiophilus DSM 17215 contains these coding sequences:
- a CDS encoding Slp family lipoprotein, whose product MRFFNIIHLLIFPQKVQLNILIALFFLFSISGCATLPKPLEEIPALRDVPFSVVRNNPEKYKDVSLLWGGRIVSCTNAQNETTFEILHFPLDREGYPEETDASEGRFIVASKNFLDCEVYSKGRFLTVVGRFKGFKEGKIDGMPYTFPLIEAQATYLWKNRWYRDYYWRPSIWFWYGSSPWYFDYGYPAWW is encoded by the coding sequence ATGCGATTTTTTAATATAATACATTTATTAATTTTCCCTCAGAAGGTACAGCTTAACATACTAATTGCATTGTTTTTCTTATTTTCAATATCCGGATGTGCCACACTTCCAAAGCCTTTAGAGGAAATTCCTGCATTAAGGGATGTGCCTTTTTCAGTTGTCAGGAACAATCCTGAAAAATACAAAGATGTCTCACTACTATGGGGAGGCAGGATTGTTAGCTGCACCAATGCCCAAAATGAAACAACATTTGAAATTCTTCATTTCCCTCTTGATAGAGAAGGTTATCCCGAAGAAACAGATGCATCAGAAGGCAGATTTATCGTGGCCTCAAAAAATTTTTTAGACTGTGAAGTTTATTCAAAGGGAAGGTTCTTAACAGTCGTTGGAAGATTTAAAGGATTTAAAGAGGGTAAAATTGATGGAATGCCGTACACTTTTCCTTTAATTGAGGCTCAGGCAACATATTTATGGAAAAATAGATGGTATAGAGACTACTACTGGAGGCCATCAATATGGTTTTGGTATGGATCCTCACCTTGGTATTTTGATTATGGATACCCTGCATGGTGGTAA
- the mutL gene encoding DNA mismatch repair endonuclease MutL, with the protein MSRIKILSETLIGKIAAGEVVERPASVVKELIENSIDAYAKSISVFIKEYGIAAIKVIDDGEGISNNDVILAFQRHATSKLNDERDLFSINTLGFRGEALYSIAQVSKLRIVTQHKEENTGTELYLVGGRVIERKPVSTKGTIIEVNDLFFNTPVRRNFLKSPYTEKSNIIETVQNYCLAYPEISFSLIIDEQEVLHTPTTDSLTERIAQLFGIEFIEKLKTETIEKDGYRIQLFLGSDELLRRQRTNQSIFVNRRPVRDSSIVSTIYKALQIKETHPQFFIFINLSPEDVDFNVHPAKKEVKFRTPHKIHQLIFRIIKPDVNPLFVGETITEWEKEQISTFETESIFNKDEVFQFLNIGNAILALSQADGMVFLDYHAAHERINFEKILNRMENQTIKLVFPHVIQLNPLDYEIIIENLPLLNELGIEAEDFGKNSIIIRAIPEILKDADIAGIIENIVATFKEETVKPDFVDIKSKIAATVACHSSLRSNDEIGYLEIKTLLKELAKTSDPEHCPHGRPIKKFISFEEIKRWFKR; encoded by the coding sequence ATGAGCAGAATTAAGATACTTTCTGAAACTCTGATTGGAAAAATTGCTGCAGGAGAGGTTGTAGAGAGACCAGCCTCAGTTGTTAAAGAGCTCATTGAAAACTCAATTGATGCATATGCAAAATCTATATCAGTTTTTATAAAAGAGTATGGCATCGCTGCAATAAAAGTTATTGATGATGGAGAGGGAATTTCAAATAATGACGTTATTCTTGCATTTCAACGACATGCAACAAGCAAATTAAATGATGAAAGGGATCTCTTTAGCATCAATACACTTGGTTTTCGTGGTGAAGCTCTTTACTCAATAGCTCAGGTAAGCAAGTTAAGAATTGTCACCCAGCATAAAGAGGAAAACACAGGAACAGAGCTTTATCTTGTTGGAGGCAGGGTTATTGAGAGAAAGCCAGTGTCTACAAAAGGAACAATTATAGAGGTTAATGATTTATTTTTCAATACTCCAGTAAGGCGTAATTTCCTTAAATCTCCCTATACAGAAAAATCTAATATAATTGAAACAGTGCAGAATTACTGTCTTGCATACCCTGAGATATCATTCTCTCTAATTATTGATGAGCAAGAAGTATTACATACTCCAACAACAGATAGTCTTACTGAAAGAATCGCACAACTGTTTGGTATAGAATTTATAGAGAAACTTAAAACTGAAACGATTGAAAAGGATGGCTATAGGATTCAACTTTTTTTAGGCAGTGATGAACTTTTAAGAAGACAGAGAACCAATCAGAGCATATTTGTCAATCGACGTCCTGTAAGAGACTCTTCTATTGTAAGCACAATATACAAAGCTTTACAGATAAAGGAAACTCATCCCCAGTTCTTTATCTTTATCAATCTTTCTCCAGAAGATGTGGATTTTAATGTTCATCCTGCAAAAAAAGAAGTTAAATTTCGCACACCCCATAAAATTCATCAGCTTATTTTCAGAATAATTAAGCCAGATGTTAACCCATTATTTGTTGGAGAAACCATTACTGAATGGGAAAAGGAACAAATTTCAACTTTCGAGACTGAGTCTATTTTTAATAAAGACGAAGTATTTCAATTTTTAAATATCGGTAATGCAATTTTAGCTTTATCTCAAGCTGATGGTATGGTCTTTCTTGACTATCATGCTGCCCATGAACGAATAAACTTTGAAAAAATTTTAAATAGAATGGAAAATCAAACTATAAAACTTGTTTTCCCTCATGTTATACAGTTAAATCCTTTAGACTACGAGATAATCATAGAAAACCTTCCCCTGCTTAATGAACTGGGAATAGAAGCTGAAGACTTCGGGAAAAATTCAATAATAATAAGAGCAATCCCTGAAATCCTCAAGGATGCTGATATAGCAGGAATAATTGAAAATATTGTTGCAACATTTAAAGAGGAAACAGTAAAACCTGATTTTGTTGATATAAAAAGTAAGATTGCCGCAACTGTTGCATGCCATAGTTCATTAAGATCAAATGATGAAATAGGATACCTTGAAATAAAAACTTTGCTTAAAGAACTTGCCAAAACATCTGATCCAGAGCATTGTCCTCACGGAAGACCGATTAAAAAATTTATCAGCTTTGAAGAAATCAAACGATGGTTCAAAAGATAA
- the pelF gene encoding GT4 family glycosyltransferase PelF, which translates to MLNFVWKKLLQFHVIPNGVKIEQYALLRQQRDSIPPVVALIGRVTPVKDVKTFIKAMKILIEKMPEAEGWIVGPDVEDPDYAKECKMLVNTLRLEDKVKFLGFQKLTDILPYIGLSTLTSISEGMPLVVLESFATGVPCVATDAGSIKQLVYGGLNDDDIQLGKAGEIISAGDSRAFADAYYKFLTDKQLYTNAQFTAIQRVERFYSFATFINNYQKIYETFIGVNSWQEYQSS; encoded by the coding sequence GTGCTTAACTTTGTGTGGAAAAAATTGTTGCAATTCCATGTTATTCCCAATGGAGTAAAAATAGAACAATATGCTCTCTTAAGACAACAAAGAGATAGCATACCTCCAGTCGTTGCATTGATTGGACGAGTTACGCCTGTTAAAGATGTTAAAACTTTTATAAAAGCAATGAAAATTCTTATTGAAAAAATGCCAGAGGCAGAGGGCTGGATAGTAGGCCCGGATGTAGAGGATCCGGATTATGCTAAAGAATGTAAAATGCTGGTAAATACACTGAGATTAGAGGATAAAGTAAAGTTTTTAGGCTTCCAAAAGTTAACAGATATTCTACCTTATATCGGTTTGAGTACTCTTACATCTATTAGTGAAGGTATGCCTCTTGTTGTGCTTGAGTCTTTTGCTACTGGTGTGCCCTGTGTTGCAACTGATGCAGGTTCTATAAAGCAACTTGTATATGGTGGATTGAATGATGACGATATACAATTAGGCAAGGCTGGGGAAATTATTTCTGCAGGAGACTCCAGAGCTTTTGCAGATGCTTATTATAAATTTCTCACAGATAAACAATTATATACAAATGCTCAATTTACAGCTATTCAACGAGTTGAGAGATTCTATTCTTTTGCTACATTTATCAATAATTATCAAAAGATTTATGAAACTTTTATAGGAGTGAATTCTTGGCAGGAATATCAATCCAGTTAA
- a CDS encoding tetratricopeptide repeat protein, whose protein sequence is MNKRVYISLISEIIGLIIFFSMLNVVTLSLFLVLHGIASFMLLSVLIPLSPKTFNKKIFWLLFCSIYFTGPIGIVGSFIFYLILLKQYREFISIYESVNIENVPNVTFKKREIGEGILQITNPKVVVYMSKFTHPVSVNFLKNFTKNDNDEIRLLAFSTLLNMEKNIIDQINLLNNQLENIKNKGKKCYIFYSLGELYWELVYLNIPEQELIPFYLNEALRYIKQALEIEENPKFYFLLGRIYLKLNEIDSAQDAFYKALKLGFPEERVVIYLLEVYYIKKDFLEIFNILKKFKNFKPLDYKTESILKVWQ, encoded by the coding sequence ATGAACAAGCGAGTTTATATATCTTTAATATCAGAAATTATAGGTTTAATTATTTTTTTTAGTATGCTTAATGTTGTAACGTTATCTCTTTTTTTAGTTCTACATGGCATAGCTTCTTTTATGTTATTATCAGTCTTAATTCCTTTAAGTCCTAAAACCTTCAATAAAAAAATCTTCTGGCTTTTATTTTGTTCAATATATTTTACCGGACCAATTGGAATAGTTGGATCTTTTATATTTTATTTGATATTACTTAAACAATACAGAGAGTTTATTTCTATTTATGAAAGTGTAAACATAGAAAATGTACCAAATGTAACTTTTAAAAAACGAGAAATAGGGGAAGGGATATTACAAATTACCAATCCTAAGGTGGTTGTATATATGAGTAAATTTACACATCCTGTTTCGGTTAATTTTTTAAAAAATTTTACAAAAAATGACAATGATGAAATACGACTTTTAGCATTTTCAACTCTATTAAACATGGAAAAGAATATAATAGATCAAATAAATTTATTAAACAACCAGTTAGAAAATATAAAAAATAAGGGGAAAAAATGTTATATTTTTTACTCCTTAGGGGAACTGTACTGGGAATTAGTTTATTTAAACATTCCTGAACAGGAGCTCATTCCATTTTACTTAAATGAAGCTTTGCGTTATATAAAACAAGCATTAGAGATAGAAGAAAATCCAAAATTCTATTTTCTTCTTGGCAGAATTTACCTGAAGTTAAATGAAATAGATTCAGCTCAGGATGCCTTTTACAAAGCTCTTAAACTCGGTTTTCCTGAAGAAAGGGTAGTAATTTATCTGCTTGAAGTATATTATATCAAAAAAGATTTTTTAGAAATTTTTAATATCTTAAAAAAATTCAAAAATTTCAAACCTTTAGATTATAAAACTGAGTCAATCTTGAAAGTTTGGCAATGA
- a CDS encoding endo alpha-1,4 polygalactosaminidase, giving the protein MKYIIGLLFLFLSCVSVNAITKPESILFYYANRPLSDDIFYAFDWIVLDMDNSYLDVLKDKFYMQNKAKLIGYISIGEIEKYRQYFNDLKKFAIGENPMWDSLVADLRNKDYTDFLINVIAKKISEKGFDGFFLDTLDSYQLVAKKEEWIEFQKAEIELIKKLKQKFPDKLIILNRGFEIIDNIYLDVDGVAVESLFYGLDNNRRYIQVGQEERGFLLKQLQKIKTYGLPVIVIDYLDPKETTKARYVVEKISELGFIPYIADKQLSKIGYSKFQIIPRKVVLLYNSSSAPLRQIADIHRLIQMPLEYLGFIPELYDVNQELPEVSPNSGYAGVVSMNLDIRSEKIESWLLQAKDAGLKIFFINDIPFRENSSALAEFGINLIKNKDKKGSKFKMVKKMAGDGFEAPLLIPYTDSLVTVLKGQAVVKLENSSGQLYIPFALTEWGGYAINESFINYAELWVYNPFKIFEQVFKREQFPIPDTTTENGRRILTAHIDGDGFYGNAEFNSLKTTGEVIRDEILKAFPIPHSVSIIEAEIAPWGLYPEKSKKLENVVKSIFELPNVEPASHSFSHPFIWQFNLPVQFQPTELYYGHNLSIKGYQLNIEREIAGSINYINSLLKDSKKRANLFLWTGDCNPDEEQIRLTYKSRVFNVNGGDTVITQQEPFLSRIAPMGVNYGSYFQIYTPVQNENIFTNLWKGPFWGYINVMQTFELTEKPVRLKPISIYYHYYSGSKQASLNALKKVYNYAISQRVNPVFLSEYAEKVLDFRQTVISKDSESLRVKNAGYLRTLRIPAEFGFPDIKESKGVVGFFTDSGNTYLHLDGSGDYIIKFSKEKPKNFYLISSNGQVESFIKQENTYILKLKAYVPLQLQFEKGMCEVFMKKEEKYAEIKAICPD; this is encoded by the coding sequence ATGAAGTACATTATAGGACTTTTGTTTTTATTTCTTAGCTGTGTCTCTGTAAATGCCATTACAAAACCAGAAAGTATTTTATTTTATTATGCCAACAGACCACTTTCAGATGATATTTTTTATGCTTTTGACTGGATAGTGTTGGATATGGACAACTCTTATTTAGATGTCTTAAAAGATAAATTCTATATGCAAAATAAGGCAAAACTCATAGGATATATAAGCATAGGAGAAATAGAAAAGTACAGGCAGTATTTTAATGATTTAAAGAAGTTTGCTATAGGAGAAAATCCTATGTGGGATAGTTTAGTAGCAGATTTAAGGAATAAAGATTATACAGATTTTCTTATTAATGTGATTGCAAAAAAGATATCAGAGAAAGGTTTTGATGGTTTTTTTCTGGATACTCTTGATTCGTATCAGTTAGTAGCCAAAAAAGAGGAATGGATAGAATTCCAGAAAGCAGAGATTGAGTTAATTAAAAAATTAAAACAGAAGTTCCCTGATAAATTGATAATACTTAACAGAGGTTTTGAAATAATCGATAATATATATCTTGATGTTGATGGTGTTGCAGTTGAAAGTCTATTTTATGGTCTTGATAATAATAGAAGATATATACAGGTTGGGCAAGAGGAACGAGGCTTTTTACTTAAACAACTACAAAAAATAAAAACATATGGACTTCCGGTAATAGTTATTGATTACTTAGACCCAAAAGAAACAACCAAAGCAAGATATGTTGTAGAAAAAATTTCCGAACTTGGGTTTATTCCTTACATTGCTGATAAGCAACTGTCAAAAATTGGTTATTCCAAGTTTCAGATAATTCCAAGAAAAGTAGTCTTGCTGTATAACTCTTCCTCTGCTCCTTTAAGACAAATTGCAGACATTCACCGACTTATACAGATGCCTCTGGAATATCTTGGTTTTATCCCTGAGTTATATGATGTCAATCAGGAACTTCCAGAAGTTTCTCCAAATTCTGGATATGCAGGAGTAGTATCAATGAATCTTGATATTAGAAGTGAAAAAATTGAATCATGGTTACTGCAGGCGAAAGATGCTGGTTTAAAAATTTTTTTTATCAATGACATACCGTTTAGAGAAAATTCATCAGCTCTTGCTGAATTTGGAATTAATCTTATAAAAAATAAGGATAAAAAGGGTTCAAAGTTTAAGATGGTGAAAAAGATGGCTGGAGACGGCTTTGAAGCTCCTTTATTAATTCCTTATACAGATAGTCTTGTCACTGTTTTAAAAGGACAAGCAGTTGTTAAGTTAGAAAATTCTTCAGGACAGTTATATATTCCATTTGCTTTGACTGAGTGGGGAGGATACGCTATTAATGAATCTTTTATAAATTATGCAGAATTATGGGTTTATAATCCTTTTAAAATTTTTGAACAAGTTTTTAAAAGGGAGCAATTTCCAATACCTGATACTACTACAGAAAATGGAAGAAGAATTTTAACTGCTCATATTGATGGAGATGGATTTTATGGAAATGCGGAGTTTAACTCTTTAAAAACAACAGGAGAAGTTATAAGAGATGAAATCTTGAAAGCTTTTCCAATTCCGCATTCGGTTTCAATAATAGAAGCTGAGATTGCTCCATGGGGATTATATCCTGAAAAATCAAAAAAACTGGAAAATGTGGTAAAAAGCATATTTGAACTTCCAAATGTTGAACCAGCATCCCACTCTTTCAGTCATCCTTTTATCTGGCAGTTTAATCTGCCTGTACAGTTTCAACCTACGGAGCTTTATTATGGTCACAATTTATCAATAAAAGGATACCAATTGAACATTGAAAGAGAAATTGCAGGTTCTATAAATTACATAAACAGTCTTTTAAAAGACTCAAAAAAAAGAGCTAACCTGTTTCTCTGGACAGGAGATTGCAACCCTGATGAGGAACAAATACGTCTTACTTACAAATCTAGAGTCTTTAATGTAAATGGTGGAGACACTGTTATAACTCAGCAGGAGCCTTTTCTATCAAGAATAGCTCCTATGGGAGTAAACTATGGTTCATACTTCCAGATTTATACTCCAGTGCAAAATGAAAATATTTTTACCAATCTCTGGAAAGGTCCATTTTGGGGATATATTAATGTCATGCAGACATTTGAACTTACAGAAAAACCAGTAAGGCTGAAGCCTATATCCATTTATTATCACTATTACTCAGGAAGTAAGCAGGCTTCTTTAAATGCTCTTAAAAAAGTTTACAACTATGCCATATCTCAGAGAGTAAATCCTGTATTTTTATCTGAATACGCAGAGAAAGTGCTTGATTTCAGACAGACAGTAATATCAAAAGATTCAGAATCGTTAAGAGTAAAAAATGCAGGTTATTTAAGAACTCTCAGGATCCCGGCAGAATTTGGATTCCCAGATATAAAAGAAAGTAAGGGTGTTGTTGGATTTTTTACAGATTCAGGTAATACTTATTTGCATCTTGATGGTTCAGGTGATTACATAATAAAGTTTTCAAAAGAAAAACCGAAAAATTTCTATTTAATAAGTTCAAATGGTCAGGTAGAAAGCTTTATAAAACAGGAAAACACTTATATTCTTAAACTTAAAGCCTATGTGCCTCTTCAGCTACAGTTTGAAAAAGGAATGTGTGAAGTATTCATGAAAAAAGAGGAAAAATATGCAGAAATCAAAGCAATATGTCCTGATTAA
- the pelF gene encoding GT4 family glycosyltransferase PelF, giving the protein MKIIDKQKPIDVLFISEGTYPYVHGGVASWIHEIITAMGDKKFGVIFLGSKEEDYNGIQYRFPENLVYLESYFMVSGREYPPAAYISGSDKVKKIDAFLNDEGNIVEELLNIYFYLSDVTLADILYGKKTFDMIEDLYIRKELNIPFIDFFWTLRNIFIPLWIAVKAILSVLDREISLIHSPSTGYAGFLGALFKKTRDIPYIVTEHGIYTLERKIDLLNTNWIPKGSNPVFRSIEVEELKKLWINFFINLGKICYKQANKVICLFEGAKSIQMSLGCSPEKIDVELATI; this is encoded by the coding sequence ATGAAAATCATTGATAAACAAAAACCCATTGATGTTCTTTTTATATCAGAAGGAACATATCCGTATGTTCATGGCGGAGTAGCAAGCTGGATTCACGAAATAATAACAGCAATGGGAGATAAAAAATTCGGGGTAATTTTTTTAGGATCAAAGGAAGAAGATTATAACGGCATTCAATATAGGTTTCCTGAAAATTTAGTGTACCTTGAATCATATTTTATGGTTTCTGGAAGAGAATATCCGCCTGCAGCTTATATCTCAGGTTCAGATAAAGTGAAAAAAATAGATGCTTTTTTAAACGATGAAGGAAATATCGTAGAAGAGCTATTGAATATTTATTTTTATCTCTCTGATGTTACATTGGCTGATATTCTCTATGGCAAAAAAACTTTTGATATGATTGAAGACCTGTATATCCGGAAAGAGCTAAATATTCCTTTTATAGATTTTTTCTGGACACTGAGAAATATATTTATCCCTTTATGGATTGCGGTTAAGGCAATACTTTCAGTGCTTGATAGAGAAATATCCTTAATACACAGTCCATCAACAGGCTATGCTGGTTTTTTGGGAGCTTTGTTTAAGAAAACCAGGGATATTCCATATATAGTTACTGAACATGGAATTTATACACTGGAACGGAAAATAGACCTGTTGAATACAAACTGGATACCAAAAGGTTCAAATCCTGTTTTCAGAAGTATTGAAGTTGAAGAGTTAAAAAAATTATGGATAAATTTTTTTATTAATTTGGGAAAAATCTGTTACAAACAGGCAAATAAAGTTATTTGTTTATTTGAAGGCGCTAAATCTATTCAGATGTCACTAGGTTGCTCACCAGAAAAAATAGATGTTGAACTTGCTACAATTTAG
- the pelG gene encoding exopolysaccharide Pel transporter PelG gives MAGISIQLNKILKKSGLTNLLAATAYSAVLSSGNWIIAVVSIFVSSTLSYKFAKTPDTTIIYQIYITYTLAISLIVSGPLQLMFTRYIADKFFKKRFDEILPNYLGAVVSVMGCSFVVSVILSFYFFKSLPCYYHLIFSCTISTLSGVWITNALLSGLKSYKYILFSFAFSYLFIGISFFFTSKLELIWTFVSFYAGQIVLLCLLMIRVILDYPSKKLFSLEFWYKRKSYYSLLLSGLFYNIGIWADKFIFWFNPVTGKPVFGNLRASVMYDIPIILAYICLIPGIAVFFLKLEVEFASSYDNYYSAVRSWGKLEDLYRLANKMIDNARTTLYDTLRVQGIGGVLIFFFEEKIFKFFNLPSIYIPLFNILLVGAILQLAFMVIFAILSYFDRRRDLAIISFIFALGNLIFTMITQLLGPYYYGYGFALSVLIAVLVGMLCLRRFLNEVHYRTFVFIS, from the coding sequence TTGGCAGGAATATCAATCCAGTTAAATAAAATTCTAAAGAAAAGCGGTCTTACAAATTTATTAGCCGCTACTGCCTACTCTGCGGTTCTGAGTTCAGGCAACTGGATTATTGCAGTTGTCAGTATATTTGTGTCTTCTACTTTATCATACAAGTTCGCAAAAACTCCTGATACAACTATAATTTATCAAATTTATATAACATACACGCTGGCAATAAGTCTTATTGTATCTGGTCCATTACAGTTAATGTTTACGCGTTATATAGCAGATAAATTTTTTAAAAAACGGTTTGATGAGATTCTACCAAATTACTTAGGAGCTGTAGTCTCTGTTATGGGATGTTCTTTTGTTGTATCAGTTATTCTTTCTTTTTACTTTTTTAAATCTCTGCCATGCTATTACCATCTAATTTTTTCTTGTACGATATCGACATTGAGCGGAGTATGGATCACCAATGCACTTTTATCAGGGTTAAAGAGCTATAAATATATTCTTTTTTCATTTGCTTTTAGTTATTTGTTTATAGGAATTTCCTTCTTTTTTACATCTAAACTTGAACTTATCTGGACATTTGTATCTTTTTATGCAGGACAGATTGTGCTTTTATGCCTTTTAATGATAAGAGTTATTCTGGATTATCCTTCAAAAAAATTATTCAGTCTTGAATTCTGGTATAAAAGAAAATCTTATTACAGCCTTCTTCTATCAGGGCTATTTTACAATATTGGCATATGGGCAGATAAATTTATTTTCTGGTTTAATCCAGTTACTGGAAAGCCTGTTTTTGGGAACTTAAGAGCTTCTGTTATGTATGATATTCCTATTATTCTTGCTTACATCTGCCTAATTCCTGGTATAGCAGTTTTTTTCTTAAAACTTGAGGTTGAATTTGCAAGCAGTTATGATAACTATTACAGTGCAGTAAGAAGCTGGGGAAAACTTGAAGATCTTTACAGACTTGCAAATAAAATGATTGATAATGCAAGAACCACACTATATGATACCTTGAGAGTTCAGGGCATTGGAGGAGTATTAATTTTTTTCTTTGAAGAAAAGATTTTTAAATTTTTTAATCTGCCTTCTATTTATATTCCTCTTTTTAATATTTTGTTGGTTGGAGCCATTCTTCAGCTTGCGTTTATGGTAATCTTTGCTATTTTATCTTACTTCGACCGAAGAAGAGACCTTGCAATAATAAGCTTTATATTTGCATTAGGAAATCTGATTTTTACCATGATAACTCAGTTGTTAGGTCCTTATTACTATGGTTATGGTTTTGCCCTGTCGGTTCTGATAGCTGTATTAGTAGGTATGTTATGTTTAAGGAGGTTTCTGAATGAAGTACATTATAGGACTTTTGTTTTTATTTCTTAG